The following coding sequences are from one Lipingzhangella halophila window:
- a CDS encoding LysR family transcriptional regulator — MELRHLTTFLAVAHHLSFTRAAQELGYVQSSVTVQVKSLENDLDVALFERLGRRVTLTPAGEELRTHARELLERAEQAREAVQLAHGQPHQVNGTLRVAAPGSLCAYRLPGVLRRLKERFPRLSLVFGPAERATVLDTLTDGSLDVGFLLEEDIVAPRLAVERLADEPLRLVAHPSHPLAAAEAVTTADLGDQTMLVSEPDCAQREVIEREFQRAGIRPVLMEFLSIEAQKRCAAEGLGVAMVPIRSAADELHRGELVTLSWEVTPTLGVYIAHHRDRRIPALDALAPITRDLWRETPMASPG; from the coding sequence ATGGAACTTCGGCACCTGACGACCTTCCTCGCGGTCGCCCACCACCTGAGCTTCACCCGCGCCGCCCAGGAACTGGGCTACGTGCAGTCCAGCGTCACCGTCCAGGTCAAGTCGCTGGAAAACGACCTGGACGTCGCCTTGTTCGAGCGGCTGGGGCGGCGCGTGACCCTCACACCGGCGGGTGAGGAGCTGCGCACGCACGCCCGGGAGCTCCTGGAACGCGCGGAGCAGGCGCGCGAGGCGGTGCAGCTGGCGCACGGCCAGCCCCACCAGGTGAACGGGACGCTGCGCGTCGCCGCGCCGGGCAGCCTGTGCGCCTACCGCCTGCCGGGTGTGCTGCGCCGGCTCAAGGAGCGGTTCCCCCGCCTGAGTCTGGTGTTCGGCCCGGCCGAACGCGCTACTGTCCTCGACACCCTCACCGACGGCAGCCTCGATGTCGGTTTCCTCCTGGAGGAGGACATCGTGGCCCCCAGGCTCGCGGTAGAGCGCCTGGCCGACGAGCCGCTGCGCCTCGTGGCGCACCCGAGCCACCCGCTCGCCGCAGCGGAGGCGGTCACCACCGCCGACCTCGGCGACCAGACCATGCTGGTCTCGGAGCCTGACTGTGCGCAGCGCGAGGTGATCGAGCGCGAGTTCCAGCGTGCCGGGATCCGCCCGGTGCTCATGGAGTTCCTCAGTATTGAGGCGCAGAAGCGCTGCGCGGCCGAGGGCCTGGGCGTGGCCATGGTCCCGATCCGGAGCGCGGCCGACGAGCTCCACCGTGGCGAGCTCGTCACGCTTTCCTGGGAGGTCACACCGACCCTCGGGGTCTACATCGCGCACCACCGCGACCGCCGTATCCCGGCGCTGGACGCGCTGGCCCCGATCACCCGCGATCTGTGGCGGGAGACCCCCATGGCCAGTCCCGGGTAG
- a CDS encoding DMT family transporter yields the protein MKSGTARVPTPTSPPPPLALVPGWRVKFLLLALVWGASFLLIKIGTEALAPLQITLGRMVFGAIPLAIVLVLSRGRLPGSPRIWIHLSVAAFLLNVVPFTLFGYAARLIPSALAGICNSATPLFALMFSLVLLSDEKPTRGRLIGLATGFGGVLVVFAVWTGFAGAGTAGMLLAVGAALCYGLGTPYLRRFLAGSRYSPLELSAGQLIAGSAQLAVITPLVTDAPAELPPRVVLAVVALGALGTGLAYVLQYAIVREAGATVASTVTYVVPVVAIALGVLVAGEALTWNQPVGAAIIIVGAALCHGSLRSPRRSASAPDRN from the coding sequence ATGAAATCCGGAACCGCACGCGTCCCCACTCCCACCAGTCCCCCGCCCCCTTTGGCGCTGGTCCCGGGCTGGCGCGTGAAGTTCCTACTTCTCGCTCTCGTCTGGGGCGCGAGCTTCCTGCTGATCAAGATCGGGACCGAGGCCTTGGCGCCGTTGCAGATCACGCTCGGCCGCATGGTCTTCGGCGCGATCCCGCTGGCCATCGTGCTGGTCCTGAGCAGGGGGCGGTTGCCCGGTTCGCCGCGTATCTGGATACACCTGTCCGTGGCGGCCTTCCTGCTGAACGTGGTGCCGTTCACCCTGTTCGGTTACGCGGCGCGGCTGATCCCCTCCGCCCTGGCCGGGATCTGCAACTCGGCCACCCCATTGTTCGCGCTGATGTTCTCGCTGGTCCTGCTCTCCGACGAGAAGCCGACCCGCGGACGGCTCATCGGGCTGGCCACCGGGTTCGGGGGCGTGCTGGTGGTGTTCGCCGTGTGGACCGGGTTCGCCGGCGCGGGGACCGCGGGGATGCTCCTGGCGGTCGGCGCCGCCCTGTGCTACGGCCTGGGCACCCCTTACCTGCGCCGTTTCCTCGCCGGAAGCCGGTACAGCCCTCTGGAGCTCTCGGCCGGCCAGCTCATCGCCGGTTCCGCGCAGCTCGCGGTCATCACCCCGCTGGTCACCGACGCACCGGCCGAACTGCCGCCGCGGGTGGTCCTGGCCGTGGTCGCTCTTGGCGCGCTGGGCACCGGCCTGGCCTACGTCCTGCAGTACGCGATCGTGCGGGAGGCCGGTGCGACGGTCGCCTCCACCGTGACCTATGTGGTCCCCGTTGTGGCGATCGCCCTGGGCGTCCTGGTCGCCGGCGAGGCGCTCACCTGGAACCAGCCCGTGGGGGCGGCGATCATCATCGTCGGCGCCGCGCTGTGCCACGGCTCGCTGCGATCGCCGCGGCGGTCGGCCAGCGCGCCGGACCGGAACTAA
- a CDS encoding LysR family transcriptional regulator has protein sequence MLSVDRMRVLHAIAVNGSLNGAAEALHVTNSAVSQQLSKLEREVGQPLVERSGRGVRLTEAAELLVEHTGRILSLVQRAEAEVEAHRGAVVGQLRLSSIATAARGLAAPALVALRESHPGLRVRLVEQEPDDSVPAVARGESDMAVVVDWVGSTIPLPKEMMRAPLMDDVADIAVPAVHPLAHRDLIDIDEVLKEPWISWSGGSICDNWLHGMLRERGVEPDIAHEAEEHQTKMAMIAAGLGVAVMPRMGRGPVPEGVRLVPVQSALTRQVYVFWRADAARRPAIRAAVRALRVAASAYGS, from the coding sequence ATGCTGAGTGTGGACCGGATGCGCGTGCTGCACGCGATCGCGGTGAACGGCTCGCTGAACGGCGCCGCTGAGGCGCTGCACGTCACCAACTCCGCCGTCTCCCAACAGCTGAGCAAGCTGGAACGCGAGGTCGGCCAGCCGCTGGTGGAACGCAGCGGCAGGGGCGTGCGCCTTACCGAGGCCGCTGAGCTGCTGGTCGAGCACACCGGTCGGATCCTCTCCCTGGTCCAGCGCGCCGAGGCCGAAGTGGAGGCGCATCGCGGCGCCGTCGTGGGCCAGCTGCGCCTCTCCTCGATCGCCACGGCGGCGCGCGGCCTGGCCGCCCCCGCTCTGGTCGCGCTGCGCGAAAGCCACCCCGGGCTGCGGGTGCGGCTGGTGGAGCAGGAACCCGACGACAGCGTTCCCGCCGTGGCGCGCGGCGAGTCCGATATGGCGGTCGTTGTCGACTGGGTCGGGTCCACGATCCCGCTACCCAAGGAGATGATGCGCGCGCCACTCATGGACGATGTCGCCGATATCGCTGTGCCGGCCGTGCACCCGCTCGCCCACCGCGACCTCATCGACATCGACGAGGTGCTGAAGGAACCGTGGATCAGCTGGAGCGGCGGGTCCATCTGCGACAACTGGCTGCACGGCATGCTGCGGGAGCGCGGCGTCGAACCCGACATCGCGCACGAGGCCGAGGAGCACCAGACCAAGATGGCGATGATCGCAGCGGGCCTGGGTGTGGCGGTGATGCCGCGTATGGGCCGCGGGCCGGTGCCCGAGGGGGTGCGGCTGGTTCCGGTGCAGTCGGCCCTGACCCGCCAGGTCTACGTCTTCTGGCGGGCCGACGCCGCCCGCCGCCCCGCTATCCGCGCCGCGGTGCGGGCGCTGCGGGTGGCGGCGTCGGCGTACGGAAGCTGA
- the lspA gene encoding signal peptidase II, with the protein MGGVAAVVLAVDFITKQVALSRLNPGESVEVVGELLRFTLVFNTGAAFSIGSDIPWVFFLIATGVVGYIIVMARRLRSVGWGLALGMILGGACGNLIDRAVRDPAPLHGAVVDWIHLPYWPVFNVADSSIVVGGVLAVVLAFKGINLDGTVESDDSGEHGPEDTSDQQERS; encoded by the coding sequence CTGGGGGGCGTCGCGGCGGTTGTGCTCGCGGTGGACTTCATCACCAAACAGGTCGCGCTGAGCCGGCTGAACCCGGGGGAGAGCGTCGAGGTCGTGGGGGAGCTGCTGCGGTTCACCCTGGTCTTCAACACGGGTGCCGCATTCTCCATCGGCTCCGATATCCCGTGGGTGTTCTTCCTGATCGCCACCGGCGTGGTCGGCTACATCATCGTCATGGCGCGCAGGCTGCGCAGCGTCGGCTGGGGACTCGCTCTCGGTATGATCCTCGGTGGGGCCTGCGGCAACCTCATCGACCGGGCGGTCCGCGACCCCGCCCCGCTGCACGGCGCGGTCGTCGACTGGATCCACCTCCCGTACTGGCCCGTGTTCAACGTGGCCGACTCCAGCATCGTTGTCGGCGGGGTCCTCGCCGTGGTCCTGGCATTCAAGGGCATCAACCTCGACGGCACCGTGGAGTCCGACGACTCCGGCGAGCACGGCCCCGAGGACACCAGCGATCAGCAGGAGCGCTCATGA
- the ileS gene encoding isoleucine--tRNA ligase: MPDEQNPDTRPFPALPVQVDLPGIEHEVLARWSEQKIFERSLEQTQGGPNWVFFEGPPTANGQPGVHHVEARVFKDVFPRFKTMKGYHVNRKAGWDCHGLPVEVAVEKELGLSGRKDIEAFGVAEFNAHCRESVLRNVGAFTAMTERMGYWVNMDEAYRTMDPEYVESVWWALKEIWKKGLLVRDYRISPYCPRCGTTLSDHELALGYETVTDPSVYVRFPVTSGPLAEPGSSAALLVWTTTPWTLVSNTAVAVHPDVSYVVATDGTERLVVAEDLFETVLGEGWELTGERFEGAEMERWTYQRPFALVEFDQPAHFVVLADYVTVGDGTGLVHQAPAFGADDMATCRAYGLPVVNPVTADGTFDPQLGLVGGQFFKTADKDLVTDLVARGLMYRKTEYEHSYPHCWRCHTPLLYYALPSWYIRTTAIKDQLLEQNSRTNWYPENVKEGRYGEWLRNNIDWALSRSRYWGTPLPVWTCGEGHSTVVGSLTELGELAGQDLSALDPHRPYVDDVTVACPECDGTARRVPEVIDVWFDSGAMPFAQWGAPHRNEETFRANFPGQYICEAIDQTRGWFYSMMAVSTLVFGHSSYENVLCLGHILAEDGRKMSKHLGNILEPMAVMERHGADALRWFMLSTGSPWMPRRVGHTALEEIVRKVLLTYYNTVSFFTLYANTGETWHHGHLADAPAPADRPLLDRWLLSEVNRVADGVDDAMERFDTATAGRLLTTFIDDLSNWYVRRSRRRFWAGAHTPEGASAFATLFEALEALTLLMAPMVPFITEHVWGALRRPDAPESVHLAPWPKARRELVDTELSEQMALTRRLVELGRSARADSGMRTRQPLSRVLVGAAKFDSLPEQLRGQITDELNVVRLDPLSSVGGELVDYSVKPNFRALGRRFAKRTPLVAEAIQASDAKSLVDQVRSSGWAHVEVEGEPVEISTEEMLVTEQPREGWTVASDSGETVALDLHLTPELRRAGLAREVIRLVQDARKSSGLDIADRIHLWWSATDTAIAQAIAEHTGNIANEVLARSVTEGTPDGDAHTVSSEDLGVTFHLRKI; encoded by the coding sequence ATGCCCGACGAGCAGAACCCCGACACCCGGCCGTTCCCCGCACTACCGGTCCAGGTCGACCTGCCCGGGATCGAGCATGAGGTCCTGGCGCGCTGGTCGGAACAGAAGATCTTCGAACGCTCCCTGGAACAGACCCAGGGCGGCCCCAACTGGGTCTTCTTCGAGGGACCCCCGACCGCCAACGGCCAGCCCGGCGTGCACCACGTCGAGGCGCGCGTGTTCAAGGACGTCTTCCCCCGCTTCAAGACGATGAAGGGGTACCACGTCAACCGCAAGGCCGGGTGGGACTGCCACGGCCTGCCGGTCGAGGTCGCGGTCGAGAAGGAGCTCGGTCTCAGCGGGCGCAAGGACATCGAGGCTTTCGGTGTCGCCGAGTTCAACGCCCATTGCCGCGAGTCGGTGCTGCGCAACGTCGGCGCGTTCACCGCCATGACGGAGCGCATGGGCTACTGGGTGAACATGGACGAGGCGTACCGCACCATGGACCCCGAGTACGTGGAGTCGGTGTGGTGGGCGCTGAAGGAGATCTGGAAGAAAGGGCTGCTGGTCCGCGACTACCGGATCAGCCCCTACTGCCCCCGCTGCGGGACCACCCTCTCCGACCACGAGCTCGCGCTGGGCTACGAGACCGTCACCGACCCCTCGGTCTATGTCCGCTTCCCGGTGACCTCCGGCCCGCTGGCCGAGCCGGGTAGCTCCGCTGCGCTCCTCGTGTGGACCACGACGCCGTGGACCCTGGTCTCCAACACCGCCGTGGCCGTGCACCCCGACGTCAGCTACGTCGTGGCCACCGACGGCACCGAACGCCTGGTGGTGGCGGAGGACCTGTTCGAGACCGTCCTGGGCGAGGGCTGGGAGCTCACCGGCGAGCGCTTCGAGGGCGCCGAGATGGAGCGCTGGACCTACCAGCGCCCGTTCGCCCTGGTGGAGTTCGACCAGCCGGCGCACTTCGTCGTGCTCGCCGACTACGTGACGGTCGGCGACGGCACCGGTCTGGTCCACCAGGCGCCCGCGTTCGGCGCCGACGACATGGCGACGTGCCGCGCCTACGGCCTGCCGGTGGTCAACCCGGTCACCGCGGACGGCACGTTCGATCCGCAGTTGGGCCTCGTGGGCGGCCAGTTCTTCAAGACCGCCGACAAGGACCTGGTCACCGACCTCGTCGCGCGCGGGCTGATGTACCGCAAGACGGAGTACGAGCACAGCTACCCGCACTGCTGGCGCTGCCACACGCCGCTGCTGTACTACGCGCTACCGTCCTGGTACATCCGCACGACCGCCATCAAGGACCAGCTCCTGGAGCAGAACTCCCGGACCAACTGGTACCCGGAGAACGTCAAAGAGGGCCGGTACGGCGAGTGGCTGCGCAACAACATCGACTGGGCGCTGTCGCGCAGCCGCTACTGGGGTACCCCGCTTCCGGTGTGGACGTGCGGCGAGGGCCACTCGACCGTCGTCGGGTCGCTCACCGAGCTGGGTGAGCTGGCCGGGCAGGATCTCAGCGCGCTCGACCCGCACCGCCCCTACGTCGACGACGTCACCGTTGCCTGCCCTGAGTGCGACGGCACCGCCCGGCGCGTCCCCGAGGTGATCGACGTCTGGTTCGACTCCGGGGCGATGCCGTTCGCCCAGTGGGGAGCCCCGCACCGCAACGAGGAGACCTTCCGGGCCAACTTCCCCGGCCAGTACATCTGCGAGGCCATCGACCAGACCCGCGGCTGGTTCTACTCGATGATGGCCGTGAGCACGCTGGTTTTCGGGCACTCGTCCTATGAGAACGTGCTCTGCCTGGGCCACATCCTCGCCGAGGACGGGCGCAAGATGAGCAAGCACCTGGGCAACATCCTGGAGCCCATGGCGGTCATGGAGCGCCACGGCGCGGACGCGCTGCGCTGGTTCATGCTGTCCACCGGGTCACCGTGGATGCCGCGCCGGGTCGGCCACACGGCCCTGGAGGAGATCGTCCGCAAGGTCCTACTGACCTACTACAACACGGTCTCCTTCTTCACGCTCTACGCCAACACGGGCGAGACCTGGCACCACGGGCACCTGGCCGACGCGCCCGCCCCGGCCGACCGCCCCCTGCTCGACCGCTGGCTGCTCTCCGAGGTCAACCGCGTGGCGGACGGCGTCGACGACGCTATGGAACGGTTCGACACCGCCACCGCCGGCAGGCTGCTCACCACGTTCATCGACGACCTGTCCAACTGGTACGTGCGGCGGTCCCGGCGCCGGTTCTGGGCGGGGGCGCACACTCCGGAGGGCGCGTCGGCCTTCGCCACGCTGTTCGAGGCGTTGGAGGCCCTCACGCTGCTGATGGCGCCCATGGTGCCCTTCATCACCGAGCACGTGTGGGGTGCGCTGCGGCGGCCGGACGCACCGGAGTCGGTGCACCTGGCTCCGTGGCCGAAGGCGCGCCGGGAGCTGGTCGACACGGAGCTGTCGGAGCAGATGGCGCTCACCCGGCGGCTGGTGGAGCTGGGGCGCTCGGCGCGGGCCGACTCCGGGATGCGCACCCGGCAGCCCCTCTCACGTGTCCTCGTGGGCGCGGCGAAGTTCGACTCGCTGCCCGAGCAGCTCCGCGGTCAGATCACCGACGAGCTCAACGTGGTACGGCTCGACCCGCTGTCCTCGGTCGGGGGCGAGCTGGTCGACTACAGCGTCAAGCCGAACTTCCGCGCGCTCGGCCGGCGCTTCGCCAAGCGCACTCCGCTGGTCGCCGAGGCCATCCAGGCCAGCGACGCCAAGAGCCTGGTCGACCAGGTTCGGTCGAGCGGGTGGGCGCATGTCGAGGTCGAGGGCGAGCCGGTGGAGATCAGCACCGAGGAGATGCTGGTCACCGAGCAGCCACGCGAGGGCTGGACGGTCGCGTCCGACTCCGGGGAGACGGTCGCGCTGGATCTGCACCTCACCCCGGAGCTGCGGCGCGCCGGCTTGGCCCGCGAGGTCATCCGGCTGGTGCAGGACGCCCGAAAGTCCAGCGGCCTGGACATCGCCGACCGCATCCACCTGTGGTGGTCGGCGACGGACACGGCCATCGCTCAGGCCATCGCCGAACACACCGGGAACATCGCGAACGAGGTCCTGGCGCGCTCCGTCACCGAGGGCACACCCGACGGCGATGCCCACACGGTCAGCTCTGAGGACCTCGGGGTGACGTTCCACCTGCGCAAGATCTAG
- a CDS encoding RluA family pseudouridine synthase, which produces MGDHRSMPVPEGLEGDRLDAALARMFGLSRTRAAELISEGNVQLDGDAGAKSDRVQAGTWLDVTLPAPPQAPVARPEPVPGMAVLHEDADIVVVDKPVGVVAHPTVGWTGPTVLEGLLASGVQLSTSGAAERQGIVHRLDANTTGAMVLAKSELAYSVLKRAFKERTVDKRYHTLVQGHPDPLRGTVDAPIDRHPAGDGRFAVVTGGRPAVTHYDTLEAFRGASLLEISLETGRTHQIRVHMAALRHPCVGDHLYGADPTLSARLGISRQWLHAVRLGFEHPTEGRYVEFESTYPEDLRKVVEDLRED; this is translated from the coding sequence CTGGGCGACCATCGCAGCATGCCGGTTCCCGAAGGCCTCGAAGGCGACCGGCTCGACGCCGCGCTCGCCCGGATGTTCGGCCTGTCGCGCACCCGCGCTGCCGAGCTGATCTCCGAAGGCAACGTGCAACTCGACGGCGATGCCGGAGCCAAGTCCGACCGGGTGCAGGCCGGGACCTGGCTCGACGTCACGCTGCCCGCGCCTCCGCAGGCCCCCGTGGCCCGCCCCGAGCCCGTGCCCGGAATGGCCGTGCTGCACGAGGACGCCGACATTGTTGTGGTCGACAAGCCGGTCGGGGTGGTCGCGCACCCCACAGTGGGCTGGACCGGCCCCACGGTCCTTGAGGGACTGCTGGCGTCCGGCGTGCAGCTCAGTACCAGCGGAGCCGCCGAACGCCAGGGAATCGTGCACCGGCTCGACGCCAACACGACCGGTGCCATGGTCCTCGCCAAGAGCGAGCTGGCCTACAGCGTGCTCAAACGCGCCTTCAAGGAGCGCACGGTCGACAAGCGCTACCACACGCTGGTGCAGGGCCACCCGGACCCGTTGCGGGGCACGGTCGACGCGCCCATCGACCGCCACCCCGCGGGCGACGGCCGGTTCGCGGTGGTCACGGGGGGCCGTCCCGCGGTGACGCACTACGACACCCTGGAGGCGTTCCGCGGCGCCAGCCTGCTGGAGATCAGCCTGGAGACCGGCCGTACCCACCAGATCCGGGTGCACATGGCGGCGCTGCGGCACCCCTGTGTCGGCGACCACCTCTACGGTGCCGACCCCACGCTCTCCGCGCGGCTGGGGATCAGCCGCCAGTGGCTGCACGCGGTGCGCCTGGGCTTCGAGCACCCCACCGAAGGCCGGTACGTGGAGTTCGAGAGCACCTATCCGGAGGACCTGCGCAAGGTCGTCGAGGACCTGCGGGAGGACTGA
- a CDS encoding TraR/DksA family transcriptional regulator has product MSVTEAAGFPVRSGEDKWTEDELDEVRRELESDIALLRDEIAKAESELAERLADAVDGAGDDPTDTGAKAYQREHDLALSYNTRDLLAQSERAIERMEAGTYGICESCGNAIGKARLQAFPRATLCVKCKQREERR; this is encoded by the coding sequence ATGAGTGTGACCGAGGCGGCCGGATTCCCAGTTCGCTCGGGGGAGGACAAGTGGACCGAGGACGAGCTGGACGAGGTTCGTCGCGAGCTGGAGTCCGACATCGCCCTGCTGCGTGACGAGATCGCCAAAGCGGAGTCCGAGCTGGCCGAGCGGCTTGCGGACGCGGTTGACGGGGCGGGCGACGACCCCACCGACACCGGCGCGAAGGCCTACCAGCGCGAGCACGATCTTGCGCTGTCATACAATACTCGTGACCTGCTCGCACAGAGCGAGCGGGCGATCGAGCGCATGGAAGCGGGAACGTACGGCATCTGCGAGTCGTGTGGCAACGCGATCGGCAAGGCGCGGTTGCAGGCGTTCCCGCGTGCCACGTTGTGCGTGAAGTGCAAGCAGCGTGAGGAGCGTCGCTGA